The genomic segment CGATCATCTTCGGATCGTAGAGCTTGTATGTATTGGCGAGCCCGTCGACCATGTTCTTCAACCCGCCGAACACCGCCGCGTCCTCCGTCATCGAGGACGAGACCGCCGATGAAGGCTCCTTGAAGTGACGCGACAGATGCGAACGGTAATAGGCGACGCAGCCCTGGCTGCCGTGGACGAAGGACATCGTTTGCTCAAAGCCTGCGGCTGCGAAGACGGCACCGAGCGGCTGGCAGGCTTTGGCCGGGTTCACGACCAGGGCTTTGCGGCCCAGGTTCTTTTCGCGATACTCCCAGGTCTTCGTGAAGTCGTTTTGATCGGCAACGACCTGATCCGGGTGGGGGCATTCGAAATTGGCTTTCTTCTCGGCGAGCATCTGCCTGTATTCCGGCTCGCGGAACAGGGGAGCATGATCGAGAACTTTTTCCGCCGACTGCGGCATAGTAAGCACCTTTCTTTTCATCGCGCCGCACCGGTGGCGGCAATGGGATGTCATCTGTCACGAGTGCGGATCAAGGCCGATGGAAGGGCCTGGCCTGCCCCTTCCCAAGACAGGCCAAGCTCTCATTCGGCCGCAACCGCCTCAGCTGGCGCGGCCTTTTTTTTCCAGGGGACGTCGTAGAGATCCCACACCGGATTATTGATGGCCAGATCCATGTCGCGGGCGAATATGGCAAAGCCGTCATAGCCGTGATAGGGGCCCGAATAATCCCAGGAGTGCATCTGGCGGAAGGGGATGCCCATCTTCTGCACCGGATACTTCTCTTTGATGCCGGACCCAACAAGGTCGGGGCGGATGCCTTCGATGAACTTTTCCAGCTCGTAACCGGTCACGTCGTCATAGATCAGCGTACCCTTGTTCACATAATGGCCGGTGCGCTGATAGTCGTCGTTGTGGGCGAACTCGTAGCCGGTGCCGACGATCCGCATGCCGAGGTCCTCATAGGCCGTGATGACGTGGCGAGGACGCAGGCCGCCGACATAGAGCATCACCGTCTTGCCTTCGAGGCGCGGCCGGTACTTGTCGACGACAGCATCGACCAGGGGCCGGTACTTGGTGATGACAGCCTCGGTCTTGTCGACGATTTCCGGACCGAAGTGCTTGGCTATTTCGCGCAGGGAGGTTTCGATCTGGGACGGACCAAAGAAATTGTATTCCATCCACGGGATGCCGTACTTTTCCTCCATGTGCCGACAGATGTAGTTCATCGAGCGGTAGCAGTGGATGAGGTTGAGCTTGGCCTTTGGCGCGCGCTCGACCTCAGCGAGCGTGGCATCACCCGACCAGTTGCCGACCACGCGCAGCCCCACCTCCTCCAATAGAATGCGCGTAGCCCACGCGTCGCCACCGATATTGTAGTCGCCGACGACGTTGACGTCATAAGGGCCGGTCTCGAACTCGACTTCGTTCTTGTCGAAAACCCAGTCACGGATGGCGTCGTTGGCGATGTGGTGGCCGAGCGATTGCGAGACGCCGCGGAAGCCCTCGCAGCGCACCGGCACGATCGTCTTTTCGTGCTCCTTGGCCTTCTTGCGCGACACCGCTTCAATGTCGTCGCCAATCAGCCCGATCGGGCATTCCGACTGCACGCTGATGCCGTTGTTGAGGGGGAAAAGCGCCTCGATCTCGTCGATGACCTGTTCAAGCTTCTTGTCGCCGCCGAACACGATGTCCTTTTCCTGGAAGTCTGAGGTGAACTGCAGCGTCACGAACGTGTCGATGCCCGTCAGGCCGACGTAGTAGTTGCGGCGTTGCGACCAGGAATAATGACCGCAACCGACCGGCCCGTGCGAGATGTGGACCATGTCCTTGACCGGCCCCCATACCACGCCTTTGGAGCCGGCATAGGCGCAGCCGCGGATCGTCATCACGCCCGGAATGGACTTGATGTTTGATTTGACGTCGCATTCGGAAAGCGCCTTCGGCTCATCGCCAGGCTCGTCGCCGCTCGTTGCGACGCTGAGGTGCTTCTTGCGGCGCTTTGCCGCCTTGTCTGGATATTGCGCTAACACTTCCGCAATGAGCTTTTCATGCAAAACGCTGTCATTCTCGTAATCAAGGCTCATGGGCCCCTGCCCCTTTCAAGGTTCGGGTTATGTCGTCGTCGACGAAGCGTCTTTCGTGGAAGGACGCGCTGGCTCAAGGGCCAGCGCGTCCTGTCGACAGCGGCAGTTATTGAGCCGCAGCCACCGCTGACTCCTTGGCCTGTAGTTCGGCCAGCATCTGCTCGTCGCTCTTCATGATGCCGAAGTCGAGCAGCATGTCTTCGAGCTCTTCCATGGTAATCGGGGTCGGAATGGTCCCTTGGCCCGAATTGGCATGGATCTTCTCGGCTAGCGCCCGATATTCCCCGGCCTGCTTGGAGTCCGGCGCGTACTGGATCACCGTCATCTTCCTGAGCTCGGCGTGCTGGACGATGTTGTCACGCGGCACAAAGTGGATGAGCTTGGAATTGAGCCTGGCAGCCAGCGCCTCGGAGAGGTCGAGCTCGCGGTCCGTCTGGCGCTCGTTACAGATCAGGCCGCCGAGCCGCACGCCGCCGGAATGGGCATATTTCAGGATGCCCTTGGCGATGTTGTTGGCGGCATAGAGCGCCATCATCTCGCCGGACATCACGATGTAGATCTCCTGGGCCTTGTTCTCACGGATCGGCATCGCGAAACCACCGCACACCACATCGCCAAGCACGTCATAGGAGACGTAGTCGACATCGTCATAAGCGCCGTTCTCCTCGAGGAAATTGATCGAGGTGATGACGCCGCGCCCGGCGCAGCCGACGCCCGGTTCCGGACCGCCGGACTCCACACACTTGATGCCCTTGTAGCCGGCCTTGAGCACGTCCTCGAGCTCAAGATCTTCCACCGAACCTTCCTGTGCTGCCAGATGCAGAACCGTGTCCTGTGCTTTGGCGTTCAGGATCAGCCGGGTGGAGTCGGCTTTCGGGTCGCATCCGACGATCAGGATCTTCTGCCCGAGGTCGACAAGCGCTGCGAGCGTATTTTGGGAGGTGGTGGACTTGCCGATCCCCCCTTTGCCGTAAAATGCGATTTGACGCAAATCTGACATATCGCCTTCCTTCTTTCGTTCCATCCATCGCTGAGTAAAAGGCCGGCAGCTCGCGCCGCCTCCCAGGGCAATCTTCAAAACCCGTGCCATGTGGGCCGATCGAGCCGAAGGAAAGATCTTTTTGTTGGGTTTCAGGAAGTTAGCCCGAGCCAGCACAGGAAACTGGCCAACCAACCCTAATGTCGCCGACAAGACAAAGCCGACAGACGGTGTCGTAAGGGCATCACTTGCACCGCTAGGGCGACCGCGCGGCAGGGCGACCGCGACTATCAGCAGGATCAAACGAAGCTCCGAAAACTGGAGACAATCGCACATCCCTGTAGCCAAGAGAGAAATGGCGTATCGCACGGGCGACGCTGCAAGCGCCCAGGTGATAGAGCTTTGCCTTGTGGCTGAACAAGCCAACTTCGATCGCGCAGGCCCGCAGCGCCCGACAGCTGGCCAAAAACAGCGCCAGGAGCTGCGACTGGGGCCACGCACGTGAGTATGTCGAGGGCATGTGGCGCATGTTGCAGCAGGACAAGCCGGATGGCCACGTCTTGGCGACCGGCGAGACGACGAGTGTCCGCCAATTTCACGAGCGGGCTTTTGCCGACGTGGACATTGCTTTGGAATGGAAGGCGTCAGGCGTCGACGAAATGGCTACGACTCCGCGTCCGGTGCCTGCCTTGTGGAAGGCGATCCTCGATACCTCCGCCCGACGGAAGTCGATCTTCTGCCGGTGATCCGACCAAGGCCCGCCAGAAGCTGGGCTGGCAACACAAGAACCCGGTTCGGAAGCTCGTCGCCGAGAAGGTGCGCGAGGTGTCAAGCACTGGAAGGCCCTGAACAGTCGGGAAGAGCTCTAAGTGTACGACTTGTCCAACAAGAAGATCTGGGTTGTCGGCCATCGCAGTATGGTCGGCAGTGCGCTTGTGCGCAGGCTCCGATGCCGTGCTCTGCGGCAGCCAGTATTTGCTGAGCGGTTTGACGATCTGCTGCCGCCCTATGACAGACGGACGCCTCGAGCATGTCGTTCACCAGTTGGCGCTTGGAGGACGCCCGGCGGCGCGGTTTGCCCAGCGGCTGATGCTTCCGTTAGAGACGACACCTTGCTCTGTGTCATCCGCAGACAAGGAACCGCCATCGACCCCGCCCTCGGTGATTGGTATCGACGACAAGCCGTGGCGGCGCAAGCACCACTACGGCACGAGGTGAATAATTCTCCATGTCGCATCGACGGTGAAAGCTATTCCGATGATCCCCTGATAGCAACAATCTGGACTTTGCGTTTGTCCATGTTCTTTGGCGGGAGAATGACATTGAACCGCGAAGCGCCTGCCCACAGTATCCGTGCACAGGTGTGACTACGTCGCGATTGCCAGAACGATCGCAGACAAGGTAGTCGCATCGCCTGCGAGGCTTCGGGGCATATGTCCCTGATAGTCCCGCTTGTCTCGAATATCTCACGCTTGACGTCTAAGCGTTCGCAGATCGAAAGGTCGGGATGTGTCATCGTGTGGGTCGGTCCGTCATCGAGGGTTAGATAGACGCACCGATCACTGGGCCGCCACCGTCTCTTCGGATAACTTCACCTATGGGACCATGCTCTTTCATAGCTCAGGGCCATTCCGCTCGATCAAGGTCCCCGATGGCCAGTCACTCATTGAGCATCCTATTGGGAATACTACCAGAATTACGTTTTCACAGCGCGTCGGCGGGAGGTTGAGATAAACATCGGCAAGGGTGGATCGCACGCGTACCCCTTCCAAAACAGTCGCAAGACCATTTCGGCAGAGCCTGAGAACAAGGTTGCGCAACGCCTGCCGAACACCGCCGAACGCAAACCGAACGCCAAGTTGCTGCAGCACTGGGTAAACAATGCGCATTGAATTGATGCCGTACCCCTCAAGATCTGGACGCACGCCCCACAATCCAAGCTCGCATACGAGTAGATCGACCTCGCCAACCCGAACGAAACGACGCAACAACCCCATATGAGCGGCCACACCGTGCGCATCATAGCCTATTACGCGAAGCTCGGGCCTAGCTCCTGACCAACTACGAGCACCTTCGAATGGAAGGGCGTTGTAAGCGCCAGTTGGCCCATAGGTCTTCCGAAAGAAATCTGCGAGCTCCGTGTGGTCAGAGAGCTCCAACTCGTTTTCCCAGCACACTTTCCACCGCACCTGAGGGCTCATACCTAAACCTCCACTTAATACTCTGTCCAGGCGTCGACAGAGCAACTACTTGATACGCACTGTTTGAGCGCTTCTAATGGCACCGGTATAAGCAAGTGAAATCATTTGTTTGGATGGAACTCATCCGTCCAATGGATGCGTTCCGATCTGCCGTCGGCTGCCGACGGCCAGATGAAGCGGCCGCGCTCCAACTTCTTCGTGAACATGTCGGCTCTTCCTCAAGCGCCTTCAGGCGCGTTGATCTTTTCATCACAGATTACTGGCACGCCACCAATATCTTGAGCCGGCTCCAAACAGAAGGAGCCCCGCCCGTCGATAGCCAGCGTGCGGCTCATCCGTTGCGCATAGCGCCCGACCGCCGCGAGCGACCAATCACCAAAGCCCTCCGGTGTCGCGATATGATGCACCTACTTCCGCCCATTCCGTTCACTAGCGTTCCGAATGTCATGTCGCTCAGTGACGCCGCTCCACATCGCCTATTGCTAAGGCGCCTTTCCATACTTAAATTAGACTATCTGCAACTATAACGTCTATCGTAACTATGAACGCTACTTAATAGATCGTCAAACTAACCTAAGCCTTTTTGACGAACCTTCATTGGATCTACGCTGGAAGGTTCTGTACTGGAAAAATTGATTGTTTGGATATAAAATATCCGTTGTTTGGATGTGACTAAAGATGCGTTTCAAGGGTCTTGATCTAAACCTGCTCGTTGCACTGGACGCGCTCACGACCGAGCGCAACCTAACGGCTGCCGCACGTAGTATCAATCTAAGTCAGCCAGCCATGAGTGCCGCCATTGGCAGGCTGCGGGACTATTTCCGCGACGAATTGTTTACAATGAATGGTCGAGAACTTCGGCTGACGCCACGTGCCGAAGGACTTGCCTCGGCAGTGCGCGAAACTCTCTTGCAAGTACAATGCTCAATCATCTCTTGGGAGCCATTTAACCCGTCGAAGTCTGACAGATGCTTTAGAATAGTTCTGTCCGATTTCATGATGCTGATATACTTCAATAAGATCATTGAGCGCGTTGCTCGAGAAGCGCCCGCAGTCAGCTTCGAGTTGCTGCCTTTAGATAGTGATCCGTACGAAATGCTTAGCCGCGGTGACGTCGATTTCCTCATCCTGCCTGAATTTTTTCTCTCGGGCGCACATCCGAGCGCAAAGCTGTTCACAGAGAAATTTGTATGTGTAGCCTGTTCGACAAATGTGGACCTACCTTCAGCGCTGACGATTGAGCAATATGTTTCCATGGGACACGTCGCTGCCGCGTTTGGGCGCTTTTTGAAGCCATCGGTCGAGGGCTGGTTCTTGCTCGAGAATGGGATTCAGAGGCGGGTGGAGGTCGTCGTGCAAGGGTTTAGCTTAATACCATCAGTCCTGCGTGGCACGAAACGCATAGCTAACCTACCGCTTCGCTTAGTCGAGCATTACGAAAGTACTTTCCCTTTGCGGATCATCAACCTTCCGTTACCGCTTCCCGTCTTCACCGAAGCTGTTCAATGGCCAGCGCTACATAATGCCGATCCAGGGAGCATCTGGTTTAGGGAGATATTGGTTGAGGAAGCTTCCCATATGATTTCCTCCAACGCACCTAAAATACATGGCTCGCTGCAATAATCCGGTTCCTGACGGAGGTTCCTGCTTGAGTACGATCTGCCGAGTCCGAACAAGTTCAACTAACGCGGAGAATTCGCGGCCGAGGCCGAAGGAGAGCATGTGGTATTTAGATCCGTCATGATACTGCACCCACCAAACAGGCGTTTCAGAGCCCAAGCGCATGAAAATTCACATTGGAGCGCTCGCATTGGATCGCTGAAGAAGCCGCGGTTAGAAAGGCTGCTATCATAATCTAGTTCAGAATTCGAGATTGAATCCCCTGTGAAGCGGTTAAACGTGAACACTGGCCACATTCCCGAGGCCTCCGTCCCTGCTTGCGTAGGAGCAGCGTCGGAGCTTAGCAGATGCCACCAAAAACCATCAGAAACGAACAATACCAGCAATTGTGGTCCCCCAGCACCCTTCGCTTTGCCGCCGAAGGTGCTAGACCGCAGGTCGCGCAATCGTCCGAAGGGCGGCCGACCGGCGACGGACTGGCGCTCAGCTTCGTCGATAAAATGGCCTGCGGGTCAGTCGCAGGTGGTGCCGTCTTCAGCTAATCGGCTACGTCGCGGGTCGATCGATCCAACGCAGCCCAGCTTCCCAGGTTTCAAGATGGTCACGGCAATCGCGCTGCCTCCTGAACCATTATATCTCGCATCCAGATATTCGCCGGATCTTTGTCTTGAAGTACCGGCCATTGGACCGCCTCGGTGAATGTCGGCAGCGTTATCGGGGGCGCAGTCATCCGCAATGGTATCTTCTCCTCAAAAAGCCCAACTAATCGTAATGGAATGGTTGCGATGCGATCAGTGCCCATCAGGGCGGCGGGGATCATGCTAAAGCTTGAAACAACGACTTCGACCCGCCTCTTGAGGCCATGCTCCTGCAAGAAGCAATCTTCTATGGTAGGCTGCTGCGTCCGACCGAACCTAACTACCGCGTGCCCCATCGATGAATACTCCTCGGCAGTAAGGGCTTCCTCAAGTTGTTTGTTATTACTGCAGCCGACGCAAGTCAGTCGTTCCTGAAATAGATCTATCTTAGGGTGCGCGCTCGACATGAATAACGGTGGGCTAATAAGGAAGTCTACGTCGCCGCGTCGCAAGAGCTCGTCTGGATTGTCAGTAAGAGGCAGCAAGTCAAAGCTAATGCCGGGCGCCTCCCGCGCAAGACGCTCCAGTATCTTCTGAAAAAGAACAACTGTAACGAAATCGCACAAGCTTACTCTGAAATGACGATCTGATTGATCAGGAGTAAATTTATCCCAGGATATGATGTTGAGCCGAATATGCTGTAAAGCTTCACGAATCGCAGGCGCGAGGTCTTCCGCACGCGGCGTTGGAACAAATTCACGACCACGCATCGTAAAAAGTTCATCGCGGAAATAGGAGCGGAGCCGTCGGACGGCTGCACTCATTGCGGGCTGGCTCAGATTGATGCTACGTGCCGCCGCAGTAAGGTTGCGCTCAATCATTAGTGCATCGAGCGCGACAAGGAGGTTGAGATCGAGGCCCTTAAATCGCATATCTTTTAACTATCCAATAATGCAGCCTTTCCACAATGGTTGTTCCTACGGCGATGGCTGAATTCGCCTTTGCGCTCCTCAACCGATTTGAGGGCGCGGCCACAGAGACCTAATCTCTGTGCTCGGAAAGCAACCTGAGGCCAGTCCAGATTAAGCCATAACTCCAGAGTGAACGCTCGTTGCAGTGTAATAGGAAGCTTCCAATGGCAAATCGCCAAACGCCAGTTGGCAAAGAAGATAATTAGCACCTGCTTCCTCGACATGATCGAGAAGATCTTGCCTAACTGACGCCGCAGTACCAACTACGCACAACTGACAGTCTACTGCTGCATCAAAATCTGGCGGGAGGTTCTGAGGAGTCTGTATCCCGTTTAACTCGTACAGAAACTTAAAGCTCCGAAGCCACCGTTGATAAGCAGGGGCCGCGAGCGAAATGGCATGCTTCGTCGTGCTGCCGGCCACCACCATTCGGACCAACCCAAGGAATGGCGCCCGTTTCCTGCCCCCGGCGGTATGTCTCTCGTGTGCTCGATAGGCATCAGTGATCTGGCGAACAGCAGAAGCTGGGCCGCCGCAGGCAAGATTTGTATCGTTCTCAGCCGCCCACCGCGCAACCTCAGGACGACTGGTTGTAATCCATGTCGGAGGCTGAGGACGTTGGTGTGGCCTCAACATCAACGGGACTTTGTCGAGTTCAAAGTGGTCGCCTTTATAGGAAAGAGCTTGGGTTCCTCCCTTCATCGCTTGGATGACGATCTCGCTGGCTTCGAGATAGCGCGATGTCGCCACCTCCTCCTCAATACCGAAAAAGCCCCATTCGATTGGTAAGGAGCCGCGTCCCAT from the Rhizobium acidisoli genome contains:
- the nifD gene encoding nitrogenase molybdenum-iron protein alpha chain produces the protein MSLDYENDSVLHEKLIAEVLAQYPDKAAKRRKKHLSVATSGDEPGDEPKALSECDVKSNIKSIPGVMTIRGCAYAGSKGVVWGPVKDMVHISHGPVGCGHYSWSQRRNYYVGLTGIDTFVTLQFTSDFQEKDIVFGGDKKLEQVIDEIEALFPLNNGISVQSECPIGLIGDDIEAVSRKKAKEHEKTIVPVRCEGFRGVSQSLGHHIANDAIRDWVFDKNEVEFETGPYDVNVVGDYNIGGDAWATRILLEEVGLRVVGNWSGDATLAEVERAPKAKLNLIHCYRSMNYICRHMEEKYGIPWMEYNFFGPSQIETSLREIAKHFGPEIVDKTEAVITKYRPLVDAVVDKYRPRLEGKTVMLYVGGLRPRHVITAYEDLGMRIVGTGYEFAHNDDYQRTGHYVNKGTLIYDDVTGYELEKFIEGIRPDLVGSGIKEKYPVQKMGIPFRQMHSWDYSGPYHGYDGFAIFARDMDLAINNPVWDLYDVPWKKKAAPAEAVAAE
- the nifH gene encoding nitrogenase iron protein, with amino-acid sequence MSDLRQIAFYGKGGIGKSTTSQNTLAALVDLGQKILIVGCDPKADSTRLILNAKAQDTVLHLAAQEGSVEDLELEDVLKAGYKGIKCVESGGPEPGVGCAGRGVITSINFLEENGAYDDVDYVSYDVLGDVVCGGFAMPIRENKAQEIYIVMSGEMMALYAANNIAKGILKYAHSGGVRLGGLICNERQTDRELDLSEALAARLNSKLIHFVPRDNIVQHAELRKMTVIQYAPDSKQAGEYRALAEKIHANSGQGTIPTPITMEELEDMLLDFGIMKSDEQMLAELQAKESAVAAAQ
- the nodA gene encoding nodulation N-acyltransferase NodA; this translates as MSPQVRWKVCWENELELSDHTELADFFRKTYGPTGAYNALPFEGARSWSGARPELRVIGYDAHGVAAHMGLLRRFVRVGEVDLLVCELGLWGVRPDLEGYGINSMRIVYPVLQQLGVRFAFGGVRQALRNLVLRLCRNGLATVLEGVRVRSTLADVYLNLPPTRCENVILVVFPIGCSMSDWPSGTLIERNGPEL
- the nodD2 gene encoding transcriptional regulator NodD2, producing the protein MRFKGLDLNLLVALDALTTERNLTAAARSINLSQPAMSAAIGRLRDYFRDELFTMNGRELRLTPRAEGLASAVRETLLQVQCSIISWEPFNPSKSDRCFRIVLSDFMMLIYFNKIIERVAREAPAVSFELLPLDSDPYEMLSRGDVDFLILPEFFLSGAHPSAKLFTEKFVCVACSTNVDLPSALTIEQYVSMGHVAAAFGRFLKPSVEGWFLLENGIQRRVEVVVQGFSLIPSVLRGTKRIANLPLRLVEHYESTFPLRIINLPLPLPVFTEAVQWPALHNADPGSIWFREILVEEASHMISSNAPKIHGSLQ
- the nodD3 gene encoding transcriptional regulator NodD3, producing the protein MRFKGLDLNLLVALDALMIERNLTAAARSINLSQPAMSAAVRRLRSYFRDELFTMRGREFVPTPRAEDLAPAIREALQHIRLNIISWDKFTPDQSDRHFRVSLCDFVTVVLFQKILERLAREAPGISFDLLPLTDNPDELLRRGDVDFLISPPLFMSSAHPKIDLFQERLTCVGCSNNKQLEEALTAEEYSSMGHAVVRFGRTQQPTIEDCFLQEHGLKRRVEVVVSSFSMIPAALMGTDRIATIPLRLVGLFEEKIPLRMTAPPITLPTFTEAVQWPVLQDKDPANIWMRDIMVQEAARLP
- a CDS encoding LLM class flavin-dependent oxidoreductase is translated as MTNSLPAKLMVGIFDHLDEDGREIARQYEDRMKLAEVCDRLGFYGYHVAEHHCTPHGRGPSPNLFLAGVAQRTQHLRLGPLVMLLNLYHPIRAFEEICMLDHLSGGRLELGMGRGSLPIEWGFFGIEEEVATSRYLEASEIVIQAMKGGTQALSYKGDHFELDKVPLMLRPHQRPQPPTWITTSRPEVARWAAENDTNLACGGPASAVRQITDAYRAHERHTAGGRKRAPFLGLVRMVVAGSTTKHAISLAAPAYQRWLRSFKFLYELNGIQTPQNLPPDFDAAVDCQLCVVGTAASVRQDLLDHVEEAGANYLLCQLAFGDLPLEASYYTATSVHSGVMA